A stretch of the Polyangiaceae bacterium genome encodes the following:
- a CDS encoding alpha/beta hydrolase family protein: MIQRTARRLLGGAAAAVDRAATLAAYAGSQGSRKKSRAESLGHAERMQALRAIAELYPHDAPGYFREPRSIAPAERVVRWSAGGHRVVDLSWSSDYQPFEAGVAERFGRYAENRVAAARAFFGPEPRPVALLIHGYMAGQYDLEQRVWPMEWLDRIGLDAVLPVLPFHAVRGPARRLGQPPPFPGSDPRMSNEGFRQAMADLRDLVRWLRERGHPAVGVMGMSLGGYTTSLLATVEAELAFAIPIIPLASLADFARDQGRLGSAPHETELQHRALEAAHRVVSPLGRAPLVPGERMLVVAARADRITPPAHARRIAHHFGAPLESWHGGHLLQFGRSEKFRRIGRLLDELRLTNRR; the protein is encoded by the coding sequence GTGATCCAGCGCACGGCCAGACGCCTGCTCGGGGGTGCAGCAGCGGCGGTGGACCGCGCCGCGACCCTCGCCGCGTACGCGGGTAGCCAGGGCTCGCGCAAGAAGAGCCGCGCCGAGTCCCTCGGTCACGCCGAGCGGATGCAGGCCCTCCGGGCCATCGCCGAGCTCTACCCGCACGACGCCCCGGGCTACTTCCGCGAGCCCCGCAGCATCGCGCCGGCCGAGCGCGTGGTGCGCTGGAGCGCCGGCGGGCATCGCGTGGTGGATCTCTCCTGGTCGAGCGACTACCAGCCCTTCGAGGCCGGTGTCGCCGAGCGCTTCGGCCGCTACGCGGAGAACCGCGTGGCCGCGGCGCGGGCGTTCTTCGGGCCCGAGCCGCGCCCCGTCGCGCTCCTGATCCACGGCTACATGGCCGGCCAGTACGATCTGGAGCAGCGCGTCTGGCCCATGGAGTGGCTCGATCGCATCGGCCTCGACGCCGTCCTACCGGTGCTGCCGTTCCACGCCGTGCGCGGTCCGGCGCGCCGGCTGGGTCAGCCGCCGCCCTTCCCCGGCAGCGACCCGCGCATGTCGAACGAGGGCTTCCGGCAGGCCATGGCAGATCTCCGCGATCTCGTGCGCTGGCTGCGCGAGCGCGGGCACCCGGCGGTCGGCGTCATGGGCATGAGCCTCGGTGGGTACACCACCTCGCTCCTGGCCACGGTCGAGGCGGAGCTCGCCTTTGCAATCCCGATCATCCCGCTGGCGTCACTGGCGGACTTCGCGCGGGACCAAGGCCGCCTGGGCTCGGCGCCGCACGAGACCGAGCTCCAGCACCGCGCGCTGGAGGCGGCGCACCGCGTGGTCAGCCCGCTCGGGCGCGCGCCGCTGGTGCCGGGCGAGCGCATGCTGGTCGTCGCGGCCCGGGCGGATCGCATCACGCCGCCGGCGCACGCGCGGCGCATCGCGCACCACTTCGGCGCGCCGCTCGAGAGCTGGCACGGGGGGCACTTGTTGCAGTTTGGCCGGTCGGAGAAATTCCGCCGCATCGGCCGCCTCCTGGACGAGCTCCGGCTCACGAACCGCAGATGA